The nucleotide sequence AACTTCTTTGTGTCTTTGTGTCTTTGTGGTAACATTCAAGAACCCATAAAAAGAAACCCAATTTCTTCAAGAAATCGGGTTTATGAAATCAATATTTGATCACTAACTACTTACCAATTTTAGGCGCACTCAAAGAGAAGAATTTCCATTTATTCGGTTTAACTTCTGGAGCTTTTTGCGCTAAAGTCGGGACAGAATGACGCATTAATGCGGTTAACTGTGTGGTTGTGGAATCATAGATTTGGGTTAATATTTTCGGATATAACCCAATACCAATGATCGGCACTAATAAACTGGCAATGATGAACACTTCACGGGGTTCAGCATCTACTAAGTTCTCATGTTCCACTAACTCTTTATTTTCGGGGCCGTAGAGAATTTCACGCAACATTGAGAGCAGATAAATCGGGGTTAAAATCACCCCAACGGCTGCTAATAAAATCACGATGACTTTAAATGTGGAGTTATAGGCATCGCTAGTAGCAAACCCAATAAACACCATTAATTCGGCAACAAATCCACTCATTCCAGGTAAGGCTAAAGATGCCATACTGCAAGCTGTCCACATGGCGAAGACCTTTTTCATCTTGACGCCAACGCCACCCATTTCATCCAACATTAAGGTATGGGTGCGGTCGTAAGTACAGCCGACTAAAAAGAATAAACTCGCCCCAATTAACCCGTGAGAAACCATTTGTAACATCGCCCCACTCATGCCAATATCGGTGAAGGATGCCATCCCAATTAACACAAACCCCATGTGAGAAATTGAGGAATAAGCGATTTTGCGCTTGAGGTTTCTTTGAGCAAAGGAGGTAAAGGCTGCATAAACAATATTAACCACGCCCAAAATCACTAAAATCGGAGCAAATACCGCATGAGCATCGGGTAACATTCCGACGTTCATTCGCAGTAACGCATATCCTCCCATTTT is from Planktothrix serta PCC 8927 and encodes:
- the ndhD1 gene encoding photosynthetic/respiratory NAD(P)H-quinone oxidoreductase subunit D1, giving the protein MENFPWLTTIILFPIVAALLIPIIPDKDGKTVRWYALIVGLIDFAFIVYAFNNGYDLHTPGLQLAEKYTWVPQIDLNWSVGADGLSMPLIILTGFITTLATLAAWPVTLKPKLFYFLMLLMYGGQIAVFAVQDMLLFFLVWELELVPVYLILSIWGGKKRLYAATKFILYTAGGSLFILVGSLAMAFYGDTITFDMQAIAAKHYPLNLQLLLYGGFLIAYGVKLPIFPLHTWLPDAHGEATAPAHMLLAGILLKMGGYALLRMNVGMLPDAHAVFAPILVILGVVNIVYAAFTSFAQRNLKRKIAYSSISHMGFVLIGMASFTDIGMSGAMLQMVSHGLIGASLFFLVGCTYDRTHTLMLDEMGGVGVKMKKVFAMWTACSMASLALPGMSGFVAELMVFIGFATSDAYNSTFKVIVILLAAVGVILTPIYLLSMLREILYGPENKELVEHENLVDAEPREVFIIASLLVPIIGIGLYPKILTQIYDSTTTQLTALMRHSVPTLAQKAPEVKPNKWKFFSLSAPKIGK